One window of Paenibacillus sp. JQZ6Y-1 genomic DNA carries:
- a CDS encoding TM2 domain-containing protein: MLTRYELSPQELMLLNSEMRPREKSLALAYLMLIGGHLGVHRFYLRRIATAIIQLILFVIAAIGYIVLVVGSEMDASDTVAIVGLIAMLIGGLPLSIWIIVDLFMIPRMVRQLNGQAEQEILQQLEWLRQNPPEPRQTQHSAPAQQPPHQPLDLNKR; this comes from the coding sequence ATGTTGACACGATACGAATTGTCTCCGCAGGAATTGATGCTGCTTAACTCGGAAATGCGCCCCCGAGAAAAGTCACTCGCACTTGCGTATCTCATGCTGATTGGTGGACATCTCGGTGTACATCGCTTCTATCTGCGCCGGATTGCAACTGCGATTATTCAGCTGATTTTGTTTGTTATAGCAGCGATTGGCTATATTGTACTCGTCGTCGGTTCCGAAATGGATGCATCGGATACTGTAGCCATAGTGGGATTGATCGCGATGTTGATTGGTGGATTACCCCTATCGATCTGGATCATTGTCGATCTGTTTATGATTCCGCGCATGGTTCGTCAGTTGAATGGGCAAGCAGAACAGGAAATCCTACAGCAATTGGAATGGCTTCGTCAAAATCCACCAGAACCGCGCCAGACACAACATAGCGCGCCAGCTCAACAACCGCCTCACCAGCCACTGGACCTGAACAAGCGATAA
- a CDS encoding TM2 domain-containing protein has translation MNYNLQRKSQLDARELMLLESEVKTYGKNMVVAYVLWYFLGIFGGHRFYMGKIGTAVTQLILSLTLVGTIVTTIWWIVDAFLLHTWVKERNDYVENNIINQILIQKPISSDYHY, from the coding sequence ATGAATTACAATCTCCAGCGTAAAAGCCAGCTTGATGCACGCGAGTTGATGCTGTTGGAATCGGAAGTAAAGACGTATGGCAAAAACATGGTGGTTGCTTATGTACTGTGGTACTTTCTCGGCATATTCGGCGGGCACCGCTTCTACATGGGTAAAATTGGCACAGCGGTTACACAATTAATTCTGAGTCTTACCTTAGTCGGTACCATTGTAACGACAATCTGGTGGATTGTGGATGCCTTCCTGCTGCATACATGGGTCAAAGAGCGCAATGACTATGTGGAGAACAATATCATCAATCAAATTTTGATTCAAAAACCAATTTCGTCGGATTATCACTACTAA
- a CDS encoding antibiotic biosynthesis monooxygenase family protein: MYMYISSHNIHEQFPEAAHLPDVIRLHHDGDARYVMEIDEILPVDIRSEHTFSYEVLDSSGIVGGGFAVLNNIPVTADGRSAFEQRFMNRARKVEEEPGFVGIRVLRPLDDDTYVILTLWDGEEQFKAWQESQAYSHAHRKRHTEEGIDVQQPSIFPRPSFVKTFVVEV, translated from the coding sequence ATGTACATGTATATCAGCTCCCACAATATCCACGAGCAGTTTCCCGAGGCGGCGCATTTGCCCGATGTGATTCGACTGCATCATGATGGCGATGCGCGCTATGTGATGGAGATTGATGAGATTTTGCCGGTCGATATTCGGTCGGAGCATACGTTTAGCTATGAAGTGCTGGATAGTAGTGGGATTGTCGGTGGTGGCTTTGCCGTGCTGAATAACATTCCGGTTACAGCAGATGGTCGTTCCGCGTTTGAGCAGCGATTTATGAATCGAGCGCGCAAAGTGGAAGAAGAACCGGGCTTTGTCGGGATTCGTGTGCTGCGTCCGCTAGATGACGATACGTATGTCATTTTGACCCTGTGGGATGGTGAGGAGCAGTTTAAAGCATGGCAGGAATCGCAGGCATATAGCCATGCGCATCGTAAGCGTCATACCGAGGAAGGCATTGATGTACAGCAGCCGTCGATCTTCCCACGCCCTTCCTTTGTCAAAACCTTTGTTGTTGAGGTGTAA